One stretch of Thalassophryne amazonica chromosome 17, fThaAma1.1, whole genome shotgun sequence DNA includes these proteins:
- the LOC117529873 gene encoding cyclin-dependent kinase 2-associated protein 1 produces MSLGMSYKPNVHQHIPGTSGNQVGNLQSPSAANLATLQSYRPLLSDYGPPSLGFSQGSTGSQVPQNKYAELLAIIEELGKEIRPTYAGSKSAMERLKRGIIHARGLVRECLAETERNARS; encoded by the exons ATGTCTTTGGGAATGTCTTATAAACCCAATGTCCATCAGCACATTCCGGGAACTTCAGGGAACCAGG TTGGGAATCTCCAGTCTCCCTCAGCAGCTAACCTGGCCACGTTGCAGTCCTACAGGCCCCTTCTGAGTGATTATGGGCCCCCGTCTCTGGGATTCTCACAG GGTTCTACTGGAAGCCAAGTTCCTCAGAACAAATATGCAGAGCTGCTGGCCATCATCGAGGAGCTTGGAAAGGAGATCAGGCCAACATATGCTGGAAGTAAGAGTGCAATGGAGAGACTGAAAAGAG GAATAATTCATGCCAGGGGGCTGGTGCGTGAATGCTTGGCTGAGACGGAGAGGAATGCAAGGTCCTAG